The following is a genomic window from Acidimicrobiales bacterium.
GGAACAGGAGGATCAACAGCATGACCACGTAGGGCATGACCGACTGAAAGCCGGTGCCCACCCAGGAGAAGTAGTCCTCCTGGTAGCCCGCGGTCAGCGACTGGACGACCCCGATGATGATGCCGCCGAGCACCGCGCCGCCGGGCGAGTCGAGGCCCCCGAGGATGATCGCCGGGAAGGCCAGCAGGGCGATGAACTGCACCTGCGGGGTGAGGTTGCCGGACCCCGAGGCGATGGTCACCCCGGCGATGGCCGCCACCGCACCGGCGATCCCCCACGACGCCGCCCACACCCGCTTGGCGCTCATGCCCTGGGCGAGCGCCGCCTCCTGGTCGAGGGCCGTGGCCCGCATGGCCAGGCCGAGCGCCGAGAAGCGGAAGAAGAGGAAGAAGGCGCTCACCACGACGGCGGTGAGGATCATGCTCCAGATGTTGGCGACCGTGATGACGATGTCACCGACGTTCACCACGTCGACGCCCCACGGGTCGCCGAGGTTGAGGGCGTCGAAGCCCCAGATGGTGGTCACGACCTCCTGGATGATGAACAAGAGCCCGACCGTGATCATGATCAACGCGAACGCCGGTCGACCCACCATGCGCCGCAGCACGAGGCGCTCGAGCAGCATGCCCACCAGCGCGGTGGCGAGCATCGCCACGATCACCGCCAGCCAGAACGGCAAGCCCCAGGTGGTGCCGGCGTTGTAGGTCAGGTAGGCGCCGAGCATCACGAAGCCGCCCTGGGCGAAGTTGATGACCCCCGTGGCCTTGAAGATGATGACGAACCCGAGGGCCACGAGGGCGTACTTGCACCCCACCGCCACCCCCGAGACGACGAACTGGAGGAACTCGGTCACGAGGCCCCCTCGTACATCGACTCGATCACGTCGGAGAACTCCGCGGCCACCGCGGTGCGCTTCACCTTCGCCGTCGCCGTGATCTCCCCGTCCTCCTGGTCGAGCTCCTTGCGGAGCAGCCGGAACGCCTTGATCGTCTCGACCTGGGCGAGGTCGCGGTTGACCTCGTCGACCCACTCGCGCACGAGGTCCACGACCTCCGGCTTCGACGACAGGTCCTCGTAGGTGGTGAACACCAGCCGGCGCTGCTGCGCCCAGTTGGCCACCGTGTCGAGCTCGATGCCGATGAGGGCCGAGAGGTACTTGCGCCGGTCACCGATCACGATGGCCTCCCGCACGTACGGCGACACCTTGAGGCGGTTCTCGATCTCCGACGGGGAGATGTTCTTGCCCCCGGCGGTGATGATGATGTCCTTCTTGCGGTCCGAGATCGTGAGGTACCCGTCGGCGTCGAGGTCGCCGACGTCGCCGGTGTGCAGCCACCCGTCGGCGTCGAGGGTGGACGCCGTCGCGTCGGGGTCGGCGTAGTAACCCATGAAGGTGCCCGGGCCCCGGGTGAGGATCTCGCCGTCGTCGGCGATGCGGATCTCGCTGCCGGGCACCGGCCGCCCGACCTTGCCGATGCGCACGTCGCCCTCGGGGGTGAGGGTGGCCTGCGCGGTGTTCTCGGTCTGGCCGTACCCCTCGCGCACCGGCACACCGAGCGACCAGAAGAACTCGAGGACCTGCGGGGCGATCGGCGCCGCCCCGGACAGCGCGTCCTTGATGCGCAACAGCCCCAGCTTCTGGCGCAACGGCCGGTAGAGCAGCACCCACCCGATGGCGTAGCTGATGGAACCGCCGAACCCGAGGCCGCCCCGGCGGCGCTTGGCCCCGAGCTTGGCGCCCCGCTTGGTGAAGTGCCGGTAGACGGCCCGCTTGAGCCAGGTGGCGTCGGCCATGCGGATCTCGACCGACGCCATCATCTTCTCCCACACCCGCGGGACCCCGAGGAAGAAGGTGGGCTGGACCTCGCGCAGCTCGCCGGCGAAGGCGTCACCGCCCTCGCCGAAGTTGACGACGTAACCCGACCCCAGGGCGCCCATCACCGAGATGAGCCGCTCGGCCACGTGGCACAGCGGCAGGTAGGAGAGCACCTCGGAACGGCCGTCGACGGCGAACTGCTCGCGAGCGGCCACCGCGGCGGCGGTGAGGTTGGCGTGGGAGAGCATCGCTCCCTTGGCGGGGCCGGTCGTCCCGGACGTGTAGACGATGATCGCCGCGGAGGCGGGGTCGACGGCCGCGGCGCGTCGGTCGAGGTCGTCGAGCGTGGCGTCCTCGCCGAGGGCGTTCAGCGCCGCGAAGGTCAGCAGCTGGCCGTCGGTCGACATGGTGCGGATGCCCCGGGGGTCGAGGACGACGACCTTCTCGACACTCGGCACCCGGTCACGGATCTCGACGAACTTGTCGACCTGCTCCTCGTCCTCGGCGACCAGCACCTTGGCGCCGCAGTGGTTGAGCAGGTACTCGAGCTCCGCCGGCGGCGAGGTGGGGTAGACGCCGACGGTGACGCCACCGAGGGCCTGCACCGCGAGGTCGACGAACACCCATCCCGGGCGGTTCTCCGACAGCACCGCCACCCGGTCGCCCGGGCCGACCCCGAGCTTCTCGAGCCCCGATGCGACCGCCGCCGTGCGCCGGGCGTAGTCGGACCACGAGTACGGCTTCCAGCGCCCGAGCGTCTTCTTGCGCAGCGCCAGCGCGTCGGGCGTGTCACGGGCCCGACGCACCAACACGGCGGGCAGCGTGGGCTCGAGCTCGCCCTCGAGCGCCGGGCCGGCGACGCCGGTGACGGCGATGTCGGTCACGAGCCCACCCCCAGGTAGGCGTCGATGACGCGCTGGTCGGACTGGATCTCGGCGGGGGTGCCGGTGGCGATGGGCACGCCGAAGTCGAGGGCCATCACCCGATCGGCGAGGTCCATGACCATGTGCATGTCGTGCTCCACGAGGATCATGGCGAGGTCGAGGGCCTCCCGGATCTCGAGGATGTAGCGGGCCATGTCCTCGGTCTCCTCGAGGTTCATGCCGGCCACCGGCTCGTCGAGCAGCAACAGGGCCGGCTCCATGGCCAGGGCCCGACCCAGCTCGATCCGCTTCTGGATGCCGTAGGGCAACAGCCCCACCGGCCGGTAGCGATAGGCCTGCAGCTCGAGGAGCTGGATGATCTCCTCGACGGCGAGCCGGTTGTCGATCTCCTCGCGCCGGGCCCGCCCGAACCACAGCGCACCGGAGAAGAAGCCGGTCCGCATCAGGTGGTGGCGACCCAGCATCAGGTTGTCGATCACGTTGAGGTTGGTGAACAACCCGAGGTTCTGGAACGTGCGGGCGATCCCGAGCTCGGCGATCCGACGCGAGCCGGTGCCGACGAGCTCCCTCCCGCGCAGGCGGATCGAGCCCTCCTGGGGCCGGTACACACCGTTCAGGCAGTTGAAGATCGACGTCTTGCCGGCGCCGTTCGGGCCGATCACCGCGAAGAGCTCGCCCCGACGCACGTCGAAGCTCACCCCGGTCAGGGCGTTCACGCCACCGAAGCGCAACGACACCCGCTCGACCGACAGCAGCGTCTCCTCGGGGGCCGCGGCCCCGCCCACGTCGGACATCAGGCGCTCCACCGCTTCCGGCGACGGTAGGTCTTCACGTCGCGGAACGACTTGCGGCCGGCGTCACCGACACCCAGGTAGAACTCCTGGATGTCCTTGTCGTCGCGGAGGACGGCGGCCGGCCCGTCCTTCACCACCCGCCCGTTCTCGATCACGTACCCGTGGTCGGCCACGCCGAGGGCCATCGCCGCGTTCTGCTCGACGAGCAACACGCTGGTGCCCTGACGGTTGACCTCCTGGATGATCCGGCCGATCTGCTCGACGATCAGCGGGGCCAGCCCGAGCGAGGGCTCGTCGAGCAGCAACACGTCGGGCGAGGCCATGAGCGCCCGGCCCATGGCCACCATCTGCTGCTCGCCGCCCGACAGGTAGCCGGCGATCGACTTGCGCCGCTCGCCCAGGACCGGGAACAGCTCGAGCACCCGGTCGTAGCTCGCCGAGATCTCGGCCTTGGACCGACGGGTGTAGGCACCGGCCCGCAGGTTCTCGTCCACGGTCAGCGCCGCGAAGACCCGCCGGCCCTCCATCACCTGGGCGATGCCGGCACGGACGATGTCCGCCGGGTCGTCACGGTCGATGCGCCGGCCGTCGAGCTCGACGGACCCCTTCGTCACCTTCGCCCGGTGCACACCCAGCAGACCGGTGACGGCCCGCAGCACCGTGGTCTTGCCGGCGCCGTTGGCGCCGAGCACCGCGACGATCGTGCCGCGGGGCACCTGCAGCGA
Proteins encoded in this region:
- a CDS encoding branched-chain amino acid ABC transporter permease — its product is MTEFLQFVVSGVAVGCKYALVALGFVIIFKATGVINFAQGGFVMLGAYLTYNAGTTWGLPFWLAVIVAMLATALVGMLLERLVLRRMVGRPAFALIMITVGLLFIIQEVVTTIWGFDALNLGDPWGVDVVNVGDIVITVANIWSMILTAVVVSAFFLFFRFSALGLAMRATALDQEAALAQGMSAKRVWAASWGIAGAVAAIAGVTIASGSGNLTPQVQFIALLAFPAIILGGLDSPGGAVLGGIIIGVVQSLTAGYQEDYFSWVGTGFQSVMPYVVMLLILLFRPYGLFGTKEVKRV
- a CDS encoding AMP-binding protein; this encodes MTDIAVTGVAGPALEGELEPTLPAVLVRRARDTPDALALRKKTLGRWKPYSWSDYARRTAAVASGLEKLGVGPGDRVAVLSENRPGWVFVDLAVQALGGVTVGVYPTSPPAELEYLLNHCGAKVLVAEDEEQVDKFVEIRDRVPSVEKVVVLDPRGIRTMSTDGQLLTFAALNALGEDATLDDLDRRAAAVDPASAAIIVYTSGTTGPAKGAMLSHANLTAAAVAAREQFAVDGRSEVLSYLPLCHVAERLISVMGALGSGYVVNFGEGGDAFAGELREVQPTFFLGVPRVWEKMMASVEIRMADATWLKRAVYRHFTKRGAKLGAKRRRGGLGFGGSISYAIGWVLLYRPLRQKLGLLRIKDALSGAAPIAPQVLEFFWSLGVPVREGYGQTENTAQATLTPEGDVRIGKVGRPVPGSEIRIADDGEILTRGPGTFMGYYADPDATASTLDADGWLHTGDVGDLDADGYLTISDRKKDIIITAGGKNISPSEIENRLKVSPYVREAIVIGDRRKYLSALIGIELDTVANWAQQRRLVFTTYEDLSSKPEVVDLVREWVDEVNRDLAQVETIKAFRLLRKELDQEDGEITATAKVKRTAVAAEFSDVIESMYEGAS
- a CDS encoding ABC transporter ATP-binding protein, with the translated sequence MSDVGGAAAPEETLLSVERVSLRFGGVNALTGVSFDVRRGELFAVIGPNGAGKTSIFNCLNGVYRPQEGSIRLRGRELVGTGSRRIAELGIARTFQNLGLFTNLNVIDNLMLGRHHLMRTGFFSGALWFGRARREEIDNRLAVEEIIQLLELQAYRYRPVGLLPYGIQKRIELGRALAMEPALLLLDEPVAGMNLEETEDMARYILEIREALDLAMILVEHDMHMVMDLADRVMALDFGVPIATGTPAEIQSDQRVIDAYLGVGS
- a CDS encoding ABC transporter ATP-binding protein, whose amino-acid sequence is MAQTTTAPSTTDVVLGVSNLEVVYNDVVLAVRGVSLQVPRGTIVAVLGANGAGKTTVLRAVTGLLGVHRAKVTKGSVELDGRRIDRDDPADIVRAGIAQVMEGRRVFAALTVDENLRAGAYTRRSKAEISASYDRVLELFPVLGERRKSIAGYLSGGEQQMVAMGRALMASPDVLLLDEPSLGLAPLIVEQIGRIIQEVNRQGTSVLLVEQNAAMALGVADHGYVIENGRVVKDGPAAVLRDDKDIQEFYLGVGDAGRKSFRDVKTYRRRKRWSA